The genomic segment CCTGTCCCAGGCCCAGGTACAGGTGGATGTTCTGGGTGTCGTCCTTTAAGGCTTTTTCAAAGCTTTGCTGGGCCTGCTTATGCTGTCCCAGGTTCAAATAGAGCCGTCCCAGTTCCAGTTGCAGTTCGGAAGTGTGGGAGGAGTTTTTAAGACCGTTCTCCAGCGCCCTGACCGCCTGATCCGGGAGATTTTGCATCAAGTATGATCTGCTTAATCCCGTGATATATTCGGGCTGGCCGGGGAAAAGTTTCAGCAGCACTTCGTAACGCACCGCCGCCTCGGCCCCCTGTTTTTCATCCAAGGCAATTTCGGCCAGGGCCTTCAGGGCATCCGGGTTCTGGGGCTGCTGTTCGATGATGGCCTTGGCCTGCTTCTTGGCTTCGGCGTTGTTTCCCTGGGCCTGAAGGTCCTTGAGCTTCTGCAGGTCGGACTGTAGTTCCCGTTCCTCCCACCTGGTGGATTTGGCCCGTAGGGAGGCATCCTCCAGCACCCCGCCGAAGATGTCGGCCGAGACCGTGGTCCCTTTTTCCTGGCCCGAACCCTGCCATTGCTCCAGTATCAGCAGGTCGGGGTTCTCTACAAAAAAATCTATCCCCAGTTTAAAGGAGCCCCCGGTGTAGAAGGATTTCAGTTCCATGGCCTTTTTGGAAGCAGCCACCGATTCCTGATAATGCTCGGTGGCGGCCAGGGCAAAACTTAGGTTGTAATGGGCCTCGGCGAACCCGCTGTCCAACTGAATGGCTTTTTGCAGTTCTTCAATGGCTAAAGTATAGTTTTTCTTTTTCAGATGCAGCAGGCCGATATTGTTGTGAGCCAGCACAGACTGGGGGTTCAGATTTAAGACCTCAAGATATTCCTTCATGGCCATCTCATCATTGCCGGCCTTGGCATATAAAAGACCCAGATTAAAATGGGCGTCGCTGTACTGCGGGTTCGAGGCCACCGCCTGTTTGACCTTATCCACCGCCTGTTCCGGCTGGTTCTGGTAAAAATAAGCGATGCCAAGATTGTTCAGGCTGATGGCGTATTCCGGGTCCAGGTCCAAAGCCCCCTGATACCAGCGGATGGCATCGTCCGACATCCCCAGCCGGTGGCAGGCCAGGCCGATATCGTTGTATATCTTTTGATTTCTGGGTTCAAACTCCAAAGCCTTTTTATAAGCTTCTATGGCCGGCTGGTTCTGGCCCGTCAAAAGATAGACCTCGCCTAATTCCTTGTGGACCAATCCCGACTCCTGCCCCATTCCCATGGCCTTTTCAAATTCGGCCAGGGCCTGCTTAAAAAGCCCCTTGCGTTTGAAACCGACGCCAAGGTTGTAGTGGGTCATGAAACCGTCCGGGGCCACCTGAGGCTGGTCCTCGGAGTGGCGTTTGATCTCGGACAGCAGGTCCTGGTTGTAATAATCTAT from the candidate division TA06 bacterium genome contains:
- a CDS encoding tetratricopeptide repeat protein; protein product: MDSNAQNTTAVISPEEQGILRSFRSRLDAKDSAAHNNLGVVFHHKAMYTEAIEVLQKAIELDPKNVLARHNLEVVYRKSGYYDREIEQAKKNIDQSEDFSAHFRLAEALRNTGQYKSAIEHYHQALKLKSDDFLTHIYLGLTLKQQGEFESAVKVYQAALKVDPQSYVAHTALGEIFYNLGLLEQSISELQEAVKINPDGAEAHFLLGFTYGEKGLLEKAIEESRKAIALNPNYARAQANLGIDYYNQDLLSEIKRHSEDQPQVAPDGFMTHYNLGVGFKRKGLFKQALAEFEKAMGMGQESGLVHKELGEVYLLTGQNQPAIEAYKKALEFEPRNQKIYNDIGLACHRLGMSDDAIRWYQGALDLDPEYAISLNNLGIAYFYQNQPEQAVDKVKQAVASNPQYSDAHFNLGLLYAKAGNDEMAMKEYLEVLNLNPQSVLAHNNIGLLHLKKKNYTLAIEELQKAIQLDSGFAEAHYNLSFALAATEHYQESVAASKKAMELKSFYTGGSFKLGIDFFVENPDLLILEQWQGSGQEKGTTVSADIFGGVLEDASLRAKSTRWEERELQSDLQKLKDLQAQGNNAEAKKQAKAIIEQQPQNPDALKALAEIALDEKQGAEAAVRYEVLLKLFPGQPEYITGLSRSYLMQNLPDQAVRALENGLKNSSHTSELQLELGRLYLNLGQHKQAQQSFEKALKDDTQNIHLYLGLGQAFEGQGQPEEAVMAYRQAINISPKLPFGYHRLGLLFLAAGKTESAVEELKKAVVNNPAHLESHLALGEIYLKQNILDKAAVEFAIAVKIAPKSFEARLGQASMFARTDKADQAYAVCQDLMTSHGDRAELYLLLGKLLAHRGKTRDAVEAWQKAVNFTHDEGLRQQATKAIDAALQWQEVAG